A region of Chloracidobacterium sp. DNA encodes the following proteins:
- a CDS encoding nucleotidyltransferase domain-containing protein, whose translation MNARIVLAKGEVNDLSRQDELKTKAREIAAEISKLNGVIGILLSGSVARGPVGPSSDIDLHVVISDSFADDISEWSFRTDGSIENTHIIPESQLRKGWSLVNQDSDLGFWFYETKLGDELNGYDPLFWDSSSIWRERLPLLLSYRSHPNIVKPLIQFYIAHSSQLLLRAQSALNDNAIMDAQQELRWAVQPTIIAALIQRGWIIRGSKKRIEIAKSFFPDSVIKGIVNVATDIIGLDSMTKEKAGKFCVARLAYRDLISLELNSLLSNLPRNKNNSERMSHAIKIHEQYNSRAFDYYQGLIQGDFVLGPINHIRTLSSFSRVPASFISFVFDEAKWPIDAFLSSSEFSNAIKHDWLQIAELTATKVECYNWIEKLFSILNNLSNDLGRNV comes from the coding sequence ATGAATGCACGAATCGTACTAGCCAAAGGAGAGGTTAACGATCTTTCGAGACAAGACGAGCTGAAAACAAAAGCCCGTGAAATTGCGGCCGAAATCTCAAAACTGAATGGTGTAATTGGGATTTTGCTTTCAGGAAGTGTAGCGCGAGGTCCAGTTGGCCCCTCTAGTGACATTGATTTGCATGTGGTCATTTCAGATTCCTTTGCAGACGACATTTCCGAATGGAGTTTTAGAACGGATGGCTCAATTGAGAACACACATATAATTCCAGAAAGCCAGCTCCGTAAAGGCTGGAGTTTAGTAAATCAAGATTCTGATCTAGGCTTTTGGTTTTATGAAACAAAGCTGGGAGACGAGTTGAATGGATATGACCCATTATTCTGGGATTCATCTAGTATTTGGAGGGAGCGTTTGCCTTTGCTACTTTCTTATCGAAGTCATCCAAATATCGTCAAACCCCTTATTCAGTTTTATATAGCTCACTCGTCTCAACTATTATTACGTGCTCAGAGCGCTCTAAATGACAACGCAATAATGGATGCACAACAAGAACTTAGGTGGGCAGTTCAGCCGACAATAATAGCAGCCTTGATTCAGCGTGGTTGGATAATAAGGGGTTCAAAAAAGCGAATTGAAATAGCTAAGTCCTTCTTTCCCGATTCGGTAATTAAGGGCATAGTCAATGTTGCTACAGATATTATTGGGTTAGACTCGATGACTAAGGAGAAAGCAGGTAAATTTTGCGTGGCTCGTCTTGCGTACCGTGATCTGATTAGCTTAGAGCTCAATTCTTTGCTTTCTAACCTTCCTCGCAATAAAAATAATAGCGAACGAATGTCTCACGCTATTAAGATACATGAACAATATAACTCAAGAGCATTTGATTATTATCAAGGTCTAATTCAAGGAGACTTTGTCCTGGGACCAATAAATCATATAAGAACCTTATCAAGTTTCTCACGCGTTCCCGCTAGTTTCATTTCGTTCGTATTCGACGAAGCAAAGTGGCCTATTGATGCCTTTCTGAGTTCATCGGAATTCTCGAACGCAATAAAGCACGACTGGCTCCAAATCGCGGAACTTACGGCAACAAAGGTTGAGTGTTATAATTGGATCGAAAAGCTATTTTCTATTCTAAATAATCTGTCAAACGATTTGGGCCGGAATGTATAA
- a CDS encoding glycosyltransferase family 4 protein has product MIYRALLAKGFKIDIFTRLESGEPKPLKKNLVNVFEIPFERSSKAHVMERDFDEGKSFVEGMVKSSYFNPTDYLCIHTHHWTSGIDLPSYLPESCRLIHTPHLLALEKCHYNGLTCPSYVEVAERKLFDRSEAIFALSNAESDAMRIKYGVQHDKLIVTPNGISPQFFRIIPRNSLSRGKLSLLCVGRICLQKGIDILLDAVSSLIMDGVPTELYLAGGPYGESDYENNIAERIAAPPLRGKVFPIGKVSHSIIPKLLSRCNVYVQPSRYESQGIALVEAMAAGRAVVASNLPAVKEYLTHNSNGLLFEPGNAKALTKMLLSLYSNPDRLKSFGLAARTSARSFTWDKMLERALPIIINGNLK; this is encoded by the coding sequence GTGATTTACCGGGCACTGCTCGCCAAAGGTTTCAAGATTGATATTTTTACTCGCCTTGAAAGTGGGGAACCAAAACCTCTAAAAAAGAATCTGGTCAACGTATTTGAAATTCCGTTTGAACGGTCATCTAAAGCTCATGTAATGGAACGCGATTTTGACGAAGGAAAATCATTCGTTGAGGGTATGGTAAAGTCATCATATTTCAATCCAACAGATTATCTCTGTATTCATACCCATCATTGGACTTCTGGAATTGATTTGCCATCCTACCTTCCAGAATCCTGTCGACTTATTCATACGCCGCATTTATTGGCACTTGAAAAGTGTCACTATAATGGGCTTACATGCCCTTCATATGTGGAAGTTGCTGAACGCAAATTGTTTGACAGATCAGAGGCCATATTTGCACTTTCTAATGCTGAATCAGATGCTATGCGAATTAAATACGGTGTTCAACACGATAAATTAATAGTAACGCCAAATGGAATTTCTCCTCAGTTTTTTAGAATTATTCCACGAAACTCGCTAAGTCGTGGGAAGCTATCATTGTTATGCGTAGGTAGAATATGCCTCCAAAAAGGAATTGATATTCTGTTGGACGCCGTATCATCGCTCATAATGGATGGAGTTCCGACGGAGTTATACTTGGCCGGAGGACCTTATGGTGAATCTGACTACGAAAACAATATCGCTGAACGTATCGCAGCACCGCCCCTAAGAGGTAAGGTCTTTCCCATAGGAAAAGTATCGCATAGTATAATTCCTAAGTTGCTGAGCAGATGCAATGTCTATGTCCAACCCTCTCGATATGAAAGCCAAGGTATTGCATTGGTTGAGGCGATGGCAGCAGGCAGAGCGGTGGTCGCAAGTAATTTACCCGCAGTAAAGGAATATCTCACTCACAATAGCAATGGGCTTCTTTTTGAACCAGGAAACGCTAAAGCTTTAACTAAGATGTTACTTTCTTTGTACTCAAATCCAGATCGTTTGAAGAGTTTTGGTCTTGCTGCCCGAACGAGCGCTCGTTCTTTTACTTGGGATAAAATGCTTGAACGCGCTCTTCCTATAATTATTAACGGTAACTTGAAATGA